A genomic segment from Candidatus Viadribacter manganicus encodes:
- a CDS encoding type II toxin-antitoxin system HipA family toxin, whose protein sequence is MKLPLGAPLRVSLEFSSSRPRLRAARLAMDKGVAQLEWSPELIASALNLAGLNYPPAPGLHAARTHSFNGLHGFLADALPEGWGHLVMRKRLAKLGVDIASLTAVEQLALVGDAGRGALVFEPATAPSDEVETLDLDALADDAAAILSGDDGELAETLARLAGGSGGARPKVHVGFDDEGHISVGSGEIAPGHSAWIVKFRAPEDPVDIGPLEYAYASMARSAHIDVPDHRLIESAKRPGYFAARRFDRPEPGVRLHMLSLSGAIESPPQTPSSYDTLLRATRAMTRRAEDVAMIVRRMLFNVLAHNRDDHTRQHAFLMDDRGDWRLSPAYDLTYAAGPGGEHYLDVEGEGRTPTRGHVEALASRHGLSDKQTAAAIDDVRSAVSGWNAIAKSVGVSAATRKLVAEAHERVWANF, encoded by the coding sequence ATGAAATTGCCCCTTGGCGCTCCGTTGCGAGTTTCGCTGGAGTTCAGTTCATCGCGCCCGCGTTTGCGCGCTGCACGTTTGGCAATGGATAAAGGTGTTGCACAACTTGAGTGGTCGCCGGAACTCATAGCCAGCGCGCTTAATCTTGCGGGACTTAATTATCCGCCGGCGCCGGGTTTGCACGCTGCGCGCACACACAGCTTTAATGGGCTGCACGGTTTTTTGGCTGACGCATTGCCCGAAGGTTGGGGGCATTTGGTTATGCGCAAGCGCCTCGCTAAGCTCGGTGTGGACATTGCTTCACTGACTGCGGTTGAACAGCTTGCGTTGGTGGGCGACGCTGGAAGAGGCGCGCTGGTGTTCGAACCGGCGACTGCGCCTAGCGACGAGGTCGAAACGCTGGATCTCGATGCGCTGGCCGATGACGCCGCGGCGATTCTGAGTGGTGATGACGGCGAACTCGCTGAAACACTTGCGAGGCTCGCTGGCGGCTCTGGTGGCGCACGGCCGAAGGTACATGTTGGTTTTGACGATGAAGGCCACATCTCGGTCGGTTCAGGCGAGATTGCACCAGGGCATTCAGCGTGGATCGTGAAATTTCGCGCGCCAGAAGACCCGGTCGACATCGGCCCGCTTGAATATGCCTACGCGTCTATGGCGCGTTCGGCGCATATCGACGTGCCGGACCACCGGCTTATTGAATCCGCGAAAAGGCCAGGGTACTTCGCGGCCCGTCGTTTTGATCGCCCTGAGCCAGGCGTACGGCTGCACATGCTCTCATTGTCGGGTGCTATTGAGTCGCCACCTCAGACCCCTTCAAGCTACGACACGTTGCTGCGCGCCACGCGCGCTATGACGCGCCGCGCCGAAGATGTAGCGATGATCGTGCGGCGCATGCTGTTTAATGTTCTTGCGCACAATCGTGACGACCACACGCGACAGCATGCGTTCTTAATGGATGATAGGGGCGATTGGCGCTTGTCGCCTGCATACGATCTAACTTATGCCGCCGGTCCAGGCGGCGAGCATTATCTTGATGTGGAAGGTGAAGGGCGCACGCCCACGCGTGGTCATGTGGAGGCGCTCGCGAGCCGCCATGGGCTCTCTGATAAGCAGACGGCGGCCGCTATTGACGATGTTCGATCCGCGGTATCCGGATGGAACGCGATAGCAAAGAGTGTAGGGGTAAGTGCGGCCACGAGAAAGTTAGTCGCTGAAGCGCATGAGCGCGTTTGGGCAAATTTCTGA
- a CDS encoding helix-turn-helix domain-containing protein, with protein MAGYIDIRALIGHIWPMIKTSTEILVALGEALRARRVALNLSQEEAARRAGIGVRTLRRIESAGQGTIESLVNVAVAMRCEEKLGDIFPLPPARSMDELMQQQRQAAELKRPQRARRMTPR; from the coding sequence ATGGCCGGTTATATTGACATTCGCGCGTTAATCGGCCATATATGGCCGATGATTAAGACGTCGACCGAGATTCTTGTGGCTCTAGGGGAAGCTCTCCGCGCCCGTCGCGTCGCCCTGAATCTGTCGCAAGAGGAGGCCGCCCGGCGCGCGGGCATAGGCGTGCGAACGTTGCGACGGATAGAAAGTGCAGGACAGGGCACGATCGAAAGTTTGGTCAATGTAGCTGTGGCGATGCGTTGCGAAGAAAAGCTAGGCGATATTTTTCCATTGCCGCCGGCGCGCAGCATGGATGAGCTCATGCAGCAGCAGCGCCAAGCTGCAGAACTTAAGCGACCCCAGCGGGCGCGTAGAATGACGCCACGATGA
- a CDS encoding FecR family protein, producing MLEGSAAIDHARPSRRSLIAGAGIGAAAALGAGAYLIWAKPPSPAYQTGTGEQRDITLGDGTTIAMNAQTQFSVRSSARLQEVSLSAGEALFTIAANTARRFIIRTRFGELDADNSKVLVKVLAQGARITLISGTVRATQRQFLSTGMEIQAGPETELVISPQTLSLAAISAPVVERRTLWREGMLAFDGEPLEEATNDVARQNGVSFRFADPALAGLRVGGLVRANDVEAFLVLLRDNLAIQSERQEDGAILLSSTATF from the coding sequence GTGCTCGAGGGCAGCGCCGCAATTGATCACGCGCGGCCCTCGCGCCGCTCCCTGATCGCCGGCGCAGGCATCGGCGCTGCCGCAGCTTTAGGCGCAGGCGCCTATTTGATTTGGGCTAAACCGCCCTCACCCGCCTATCAAACCGGAACCGGTGAACAACGCGACATCACGCTCGGTGACGGCACAACCATTGCGATGAATGCACAAACCCAATTTAGCGTGCGCTCGAGCGCCCGCTTGCAAGAGGTTTCACTGAGCGCTGGCGAGGCTCTCTTCACCATCGCCGCCAACACCGCCCGGCGCTTTATCATCCGCACCCGATTTGGAGAGCTGGACGCCGATAATTCCAAGGTCCTGGTCAAAGTCTTAGCGCAAGGCGCCCGGATCACGCTGATTTCGGGAACAGTGCGAGCCACACAACGCCAATTCCTCTCCACCGGCATGGAAATCCAAGCGGGCCCCGAGACAGAACTCGTGATCAGTCCCCAAACCCTGTCCTTGGCCGCAATCAGCGCGCCGGTGGTCGAACGCCGTACGCTCTGGCGCGAAGGCATGCTGGCGTTCGACGGCGAGCCTCTTGAAGAAGCGACCAACGATGTGGCGCGTCAAAACGGGGTCAGCTTCCGGTTTGCAGATCCAGCTTTGGCCGGCCTTCGCGTCGGCGGACTTGTCCGCGCCAACGATGTAGAGGCATTTTTGGTATTGCTCCGCGACAATCTCGCCATTCAGTCTGAACGCCAAGAAGACGGCGCCATCCTCTTAAGTTCGACTGCAACCTTCTAA
- a CDS encoding TonB-dependent receptor: protein MGKELARTRRHGLRSILALALSSVSHLALSAPAHAQIAPSEAAATIEYDIPAQDLSAALIAFAARSDMQILFSQADVEGLRSSSVRGRFTPRNALAEIVAGSGLRARADVDGVIRIERARPQSTANGDDASVADDLVVTGTRIRGEGPIGANVIVLDRAAIEDTGRTSVQDVVQTLPQNFAGSQNEATQEGTLNARSNFTFGSTVDLRGLGADATLTLVNGRRLAPAGAGNFIDISTIPLSAVERIEVLADGASATYGADAVGGVVNIILNGNFEGAESALRYGGATQGGAEDFGASHLTGFNWSSGHLTAGYDYRRRGEVDILERDFTATADFRPWGGSNFERINSNPGNITRIGATTVSLAIPRGQDGTSLSEANLISGAPNFGNINRDAWLLPRQESHAIFLSAAQEFSPHFEMFADLVAADRRSYSERENLGANLIVPESNAYRQLNNLFLGQGDLTIAYHFGADLGPVITTTKTQAFSLITGGAFNFDNDWRLEGSISLARSEETVDTLNYFDSPTIAPFLASNNLATAFNPFADGSNTNAAVLEAIAFDQTSFSRGITTNFTLKADGPLWRIWGGLIRAAVGAERREETFRFSRFEIHNSGTTVSPTAAPGERVVEALFAELSLPLISEDNHVPLVRNFDLSLSARRESASDYGDEITPRVGMLWELTQGLALRASWGRSFKGPLFQDMLGGVGLSYLTATAAQDPLADNGSTGVLAIAGSNRDLKPERAESWTAGIEVQPSWAPGLRASATYFNIAFEDRVAAPGSPFVILANPAGFESIVFRDPDLAFINSYLALGTPTGTLPADGIEVIIDRRRVNLSSQNVTGLDLSAVYAHDLPLGELTWSGAVSILFDHELTITPGGVPVRALNTLNGPVDLRGRVGANWRNGIWNIGLSANYLDNYTDNVSIPARPIDEFITYDMRAALDWRGEDGGAQIALSVQNLLDEDPPFVNNSTGYAYDASNASPLGRVITLELRQRW from the coding sequence ATGGGAAAAGAACTGGCGCGTACGCGCCGTCACGGCCTGCGCTCAATTTTGGCATTGGCGCTGAGCTCGGTCTCACATCTTGCATTGAGTGCGCCAGCGCACGCGCAGATCGCCCCGAGTGAAGCTGCCGCCACAATTGAATACGATATCCCTGCTCAAGACTTGAGCGCTGCCCTGATCGCGTTTGCGGCGCGCTCAGATATGCAAATTCTGTTCTCACAAGCTGACGTTGAAGGCCTGAGATCCAGCTCGGTGCGCGGCCGCTTCACCCCCAGGAATGCGCTTGCCGAAATTGTTGCTGGATCTGGCCTTCGCGCGCGCGCCGATGTCGATGGCGTCATTCGCATCGAGCGCGCGCGCCCCCAGTCCACCGCCAACGGCGATGACGCGTCCGTCGCCGACGACCTCGTCGTTACCGGCACGCGCATTCGCGGCGAAGGCCCGATTGGCGCAAACGTTATAGTTCTCGACCGCGCCGCGATCGAAGACACCGGACGCACCAGCGTTCAGGACGTCGTGCAAACGCTGCCGCAAAATTTTGCCGGCAGTCAAAACGAAGCGACCCAAGAAGGAACACTCAACGCGCGATCGAACTTCACTTTTGGCTCAACTGTCGATCTGCGCGGGTTGGGCGCCGACGCCACGCTGACGCTCGTCAATGGCCGACGCCTCGCGCCAGCCGGCGCCGGCAATTTCATAGATATCTCCACAATTCCCTTGAGCGCTGTCGAACGGATCGAAGTTCTCGCCGACGGCGCCTCGGCCACGTATGGCGCAGACGCTGTCGGCGGTGTCGTCAATATCATTTTGAACGGCAATTTCGAGGGCGCCGAAAGCGCATTGAGATATGGCGGCGCGACACAGGGCGGGGCCGAAGATTTCGGCGCTTCCCACCTCACCGGCTTTAACTGGTCCAGCGGACATCTGACCGCCGGCTATGATTATCGCCGCCGCGGCGAAGTTGATATTTTGGAACGCGACTTCACTGCGACTGCGGACTTTCGGCCTTGGGGCGGCTCCAATTTCGAACGCATAAACTCCAACCCCGGCAACATCACACGCATTGGTGCAACGACTGTAAGTCTTGCCATTCCACGCGGCCAAGATGGCACCTCGCTATCTGAAGCAAATCTCATCAGTGGCGCGCCGAATTTTGGAAATATCAACCGCGACGCTTGGTTGCTGCCGCGCCAGGAGAGCCACGCAATCTTTCTGAGTGCAGCGCAGGAGTTTTCACCTCACTTTGAAATGTTCGCCGACCTCGTCGCTGCAGACCGGCGTTCCTATTCTGAACGCGAGAACCTCGGGGCGAATTTGATCGTGCCTGAATCGAACGCCTATCGCCAACTCAACAACCTCTTCCTCGGCCAAGGCGATCTCACGATCGCCTATCACTTTGGCGCCGATCTCGGCCCAGTCATTACGACTACCAAAACGCAAGCCTTCTCGCTTATCACTGGCGGCGCGTTCAATTTCGACAATGATTGGCGCCTAGAAGGGTCCATCTCCCTCGCACGCAGCGAAGAAACCGTCGACACGCTCAACTATTTTGACTCGCCGACGATTGCGCCATTCCTCGCCAGCAACAATTTGGCCACCGCCTTCAATCCATTTGCCGACGGTTCCAACACCAATGCCGCGGTGCTCGAAGCTATCGCGTTCGATCAAACCTCGTTCTCGCGTGGGATTACCACGAACTTCACCCTGAAAGCGGACGGCCCGCTTTGGCGCATCTGGGGCGGCCTCATCCGCGCCGCCGTCGGCGCTGAGCGCCGCGAAGAAACCTTCCGCTTCAGCCGCTTTGAAATTCATAATTCCGGTACGACCGTCAGCCCGACAGCTGCGCCAGGCGAGCGCGTCGTTGAAGCGCTATTTGCCGAACTTAGCCTGCCGCTCATCAGTGAAGACAATCACGTCCCGTTGGTTCGCAATTTCGATCTCTCGCTCTCTGCCCGCCGAGAAAGCGCAAGTGATTATGGCGACGAGATCACCCCGCGCGTGGGCATGCTCTGGGAACTCACCCAAGGCCTCGCCCTGCGCGCATCGTGGGGGCGCTCCTTCAAGGGACCACTCTTCCAGGACATGTTGGGCGGCGTCGGGCTTTCATATTTGACCGCGACGGCAGCCCAAGATCCCCTCGCCGATAACGGCTCGACCGGCGTTCTCGCCATTGCCGGCTCCAATCGTGATCTTAAACCAGAGCGCGCGGAATCTTGGACGGCAGGTATTGAGGTGCAACCTTCGTGGGCGCCGGGACTGCGCGCCAGCGCCACCTATTTCAACATTGCATTCGAAGACCGCGTCGCCGCACCCGGTTCACCCTTTGTCATCCTCGCCAACCCGGCAGGGTTTGAGAGCATCGTCTTTCGCGATCCAGACCTTGCGTTCATCAATTCGTATCTCGCCTTGGGCACACCGACCGGCACGCTTCCAGCAGATGGCATCGAAGTCATCATTGATCGCCGGCGCGTCAATCTCTCCAGTCAAAACGTGACCGGACTCGATCTGTCTGCTGTCTACGCACACGATCTACCTTTGGGTGAACTCACCTGGAGCGGCGCTGTCAGCATCTTATTCGATCACGAGCTCACGATCACCCCTGGCGGGGTCCCCGTTCGGGCGCTCAATACACTAAACGGCCCGGTCGATCTTCGTGGCCGCGTCGGCGCCAATTGGCGCAACGGGATCTGGAACATCGGACTGAGCGCAAATTATCTCGACAATTACACCGACAATGTCTCCATCCCGGCGCGTCCCATCGACGAGTTCATCACCTATGACATGCGCGCTGCACTCGATTGGCGCGGTGAAGACGGCGGCGCCCAGATCGCATTGAGCGTGCAAAACCTCTTGGACGAAGATCCGCCGTTCGTAAATAATTCCACCGGCTACGCCTATGACGCCTCTAACGCGTCCCCCTTGGGCCGAGTCATCACGCTCGAACTGCGCCAACGTTGGTAA
- a CDS encoding Atxe2 family lasso peptide isopeptidase, with amino-acid sequence MKRLIALGAALGAILLSPPADAERRTTRAHEARSEDLFDLHEIGGLIEANVVAAPNGEELAFFERRIDLGQNQYQHLLVVVDISTGAHRIIAEAGDIILASSRGRRSGAPFDRRPIWSADSQWVYYTALTARGAEIWRVRRDGAENRQIFAPPGDVRRFTLSADGDALIVETQTSRQAIEAQRDRDERDGFRVDEAFAPLYALRPLPDEDSGGEISRLSLIDGHVRPASADERARLNTPADLHVRQRDRQSRAYAPALGVFSESGEGELICLAAACSGALKESWRLASGNSERIVFRRLEGHAGFWTALYEWRPDRTASEREMNASEATSAGDNIRRIRRSADRLEGCILVENGLACLQDFATQPRRLVRIDIETGAERVLYDPNPAWRAVRTPRIERLDYTDSEGNQSFAQLIYPLNYRRGTTYPAVIVQYRARGFLNAGTGADTPIFPLSARGYFVLNVDRPEFDIRGARLSYHELARETELDDSENTIKRQAILWFLSELQRRHLVDQSRIAITGMSDGAETLFDMLLDGPSFRAAVASSPPGDPIAYVLQSRQFRQSRRNDIGFSPPWDQTGAFYAWWRENSPTLRNAPINTALMLNLSETEALRAFPLLAHQEGSSAPIESYLYPGAYHIKWRPAQIWATRERTLAWLDFWLRDVSPSDNDTRSRWQAMRQAWGASDDADEPSGGSGR; translated from the coding sequence ATGAAGCGCCTCATCGCCTTAGGCGCCGCGTTGGGCGCCATTTTGTTGTCGCCGCCGGCAGATGCCGAGCGGCGCACAACCCGCGCTCATGAAGCGCGCTCTGAAGATCTTTTCGATCTCCACGAAATCGGCGGCCTCATTGAGGCAAACGTCGTGGCCGCGCCTAATGGCGAAGAACTGGCGTTCTTTGAACGCCGCATCGATCTTGGTCAAAACCAATACCAGCACCTCCTTGTCGTCGTCGACATAAGCACGGGCGCCCATCGCATCATCGCAGAAGCTGGCGATATCATTCTGGCATCGAGTCGCGGGCGGCGCTCCGGCGCACCTTTTGATCGGCGCCCGATCTGGTCGGCCGATAGCCAATGGGTCTATTATACGGCGCTGACCGCACGAGGCGCCGAGATTTGGCGCGTGCGCAGAGACGGCGCCGAGAACAGACAAATTTTCGCACCACCGGGCGATGTTCGCCGCTTTACACTCAGCGCAGATGGCGATGCGCTCATCGTAGAGACGCAAACCTCACGCCAAGCGATAGAAGCGCAGCGTGACCGCGACGAACGAGACGGCTTCAGGGTCGATGAAGCCTTCGCGCCGCTTTACGCCTTGCGTCCTCTCCCCGATGAAGACAGTGGCGGTGAAATCAGCCGGCTCTCGCTCATCGACGGACATGTGCGCCCCGCAAGCGCCGATGAGCGCGCCCGCCTCAACACGCCGGCAGACCTTCACGTGCGCCAACGAGACCGACAATCACGCGCTTACGCACCGGCGCTTGGCGTCTTTTCTGAGAGCGGCGAGGGCGAATTGATCTGCCTAGCCGCGGCATGTAGCGGCGCACTCAAAGAGAGCTGGCGTCTTGCTTCTGGAAACAGCGAACGCATCGTCTTTCGACGCTTGGAAGGACACGCCGGATTTTGGACGGCGCTCTACGAATGGCGTCCCGACAGGACCGCAAGCGAGCGCGAGATGAACGCTAGTGAAGCGACATCGGCGGGGGACAATATCAGACGCATTCGCCGAAGCGCCGATCGGCTGGAGGGGTGCATCCTCGTCGAGAACGGGCTCGCTTGTCTGCAGGACTTCGCCACCCAACCTCGTCGGCTTGTCCGCATCGATATCGAAACCGGCGCCGAGCGCGTCCTCTATGATCCCAATCCAGCATGGAGAGCAGTTAGAACGCCGCGGATCGAGCGCTTGGACTATACCGACTCTGAGGGCAATCAATCGTTCGCGCAGCTCATCTACCCTTTGAACTATCGCCGAGGCACAACCTATCCGGCGGTCATTGTCCAATATCGCGCCCGCGGTTTTCTCAACGCTGGCACCGGCGCGGATACGCCGATTTTTCCACTCTCGGCACGCGGCTATTTTGTCCTCAATGTCGACCGGCCCGAATTCGACATCCGCGGGGCTCGGCTGAGCTATCATGAACTCGCGCGCGAAACCGAACTCGACGACAGCGAAAACACAATCAAACGCCAAGCGATCCTATGGTTCCTTTCGGAGCTCCAGCGCCGACATCTCGTTGATCAAAGTCGAATCGCGATCACAGGCATGAGCGATGGCGCCGAAACCTTGTTTGACATGCTGCTCGACGGACCAAGCTTCCGCGCCGCGGTCGCCAGCTCTCCACCGGGCGATCCCATCGCCTATGTGCTGCAATCGCGCCAGTTTCGCCAATCGCGCCGCAACGACATCGGCTTTAGTCCGCCGTGGGATCAAACCGGCGCGTTCTATGCATGGTGGCGCGAAAATAGTCCGACGCTGCGCAATGCCCCCATCAACACAGCCTTGATGTTGAACTTGTCGGAGACCGAGGCGCTGCGCGCCTTCCCCCTCCTCGCGCACCAGGAAGGCTCTTCAGCGCCAATAGAGAGCTACCTCTATCCCGGCGCCTACCACATCAAATGGCGTCCCGCGCAGATTTGGGCGACGAGAGAACGCACCCTCGCATGGCTCGACTTTTGGTTACGCGACGTCTCGCCAAGCGATAACGACACACGCAGTCGCTGGCAGGCGATGCGTCAGGCTTGGGGCGCCTCCGACGACGCGGACGAGCCATCCGGCGGTTCCGGCCGATGA
- a CDS encoding asparagine synthase-related protein, with the protein MLLHGAQGAIFGSLFQRQRLGAAPLGDITPSQTSRLVESGRGAELSRDYWGAYLAVLHDTGQDELVIVREAAGAHPIYYGRLGKSMAVFSHAEDFLALADEAQPDFEFLSAFCAQSRLVTPRTAIKDVRELMAGEELCLGRAPGAVAKCVVWAPIANARSFTSEEFDAAAGGLRETVFAVARSWSQTSSEIVHRLSGGLDSSIVLGALKRATTGELLAVNAFPADVAEGDERRYARAAADASDTRLIEVAMSPAHISYERLLDAYFSAKPSRAAMSFTDPTMGRAIAAEMNSPLVTSGQGGDQVFHRLRTPLIAADAWCDGCDLAELQRIMVDTARLARRPIWDVFGAVLKYGLLRQPLASGPFGSRARGCEPDAIKTLLNEHAWARVRAAASPARAMRIAHIMDLQYYHQPNGLNAQFATHPILASQPIIEFCLRVPPYVMTWGGRERALARAAFQDVIPGEVLARTGKGDTTRYHVAALARQLPFMREMLIGGELERAEIIDGVELREALSRDVMSEGSRSGFLSSALLAEIWLRRFYALQRRFVEPGHRPEPPDGSSASSEAPQA; encoded by the coding sequence ATGCTTTTGCACGGCGCACAAGGGGCGATATTTGGTTCGTTGTTTCAGCGTCAGCGGCTGGGCGCTGCGCCGCTTGGCGATATTACTCCATCGCAGACATCGCGTTTGGTGGAGAGTGGACGCGGCGCAGAATTGTCGCGCGACTACTGGGGAGCCTATTTGGCGGTGCTGCATGACACCGGCCAGGACGAATTGGTTATTGTCCGCGAGGCCGCCGGCGCCCATCCGATCTATTACGGTCGCTTGGGCAAGAGCATGGCGGTGTTCTCGCATGCGGAGGATTTTCTAGCGCTGGCGGACGAAGCGCAGCCGGATTTTGAATTTCTCTCTGCCTTCTGCGCGCAATCTCGGCTGGTGACGCCGCGCACAGCCATCAAAGACGTTCGTGAACTTATGGCTGGCGAGGAGCTCTGCCTTGGTCGTGCGCCCGGCGCCGTAGCGAAATGCGTGGTTTGGGCGCCCATTGCCAACGCCCGTAGCTTTACCTCGGAGGAGTTTGATGCCGCCGCCGGCGGGTTACGCGAAACTGTCTTCGCGGTTGCGCGATCATGGTCGCAAACCTCCTCTGAGATCGTCCACCGTCTTTCTGGCGGCTTGGATTCGAGCATTGTGCTTGGCGCGCTGAAGCGGGCGACGACAGGCGAGCTTCTCGCCGTCAATGCATTTCCAGCCGATGTGGCAGAAGGTGATGAACGACGCTACGCACGGGCAGCGGCGGACGCTTCGGACACGCGATTGATCGAAGTCGCGATGTCGCCCGCGCACATCTCCTATGAGCGGTTGCTAGATGCATATTTCAGCGCCAAACCATCGCGCGCCGCGATGAGCTTTACCGATCCGACGATGGGGCGCGCCATAGCAGCAGAGATGAACTCGCCTTTGGTCACGTCGGGCCAGGGCGGCGATCAGGTTTTTCATCGCTTGCGCACTCCGCTTATTGCCGCTGATGCTTGGTGCGACGGATGTGATTTGGCCGAGCTGCAGCGGATTATGGTCGACACTGCGCGACTGGCGCGGCGTCCAATTTGGGACGTGTTTGGCGCAGTGTTGAAATATGGCTTGCTACGTCAGCCGTTGGCGTCTGGTCCATTTGGCTCGCGAGCTCGGGGTTGCGAGCCTGACGCGATAAAGACGCTTTTGAACGAGCATGCCTGGGCGCGGGTGCGGGCGGCGGCGTCTCCGGCGCGCGCGATGCGCATCGCGCACATCATGGATCTACAATATTATCATCAGCCCAATGGTCTGAATGCGCAGTTTGCCACCCATCCGATCTTGGCTTCGCAACCGATTATTGAGTTTTGTCTACGTGTGCCACCTTATGTGATGACTTGGGGCGGGCGTGAACGCGCTCTTGCGCGCGCCGCGTTTCAAGACGTCATTCCGGGCGAGGTGTTGGCGCGAACCGGTAAGGGTGACACGACGCGATATCATGTTGCCGCATTGGCGCGACAATTGCCATTCATGCGTGAGATGCTGATCGGGGGCGAACTCGAGCGCGCAGAGATCATAGATGGCGTGGAGTTGCGAGAGGCGCTCTCTCGGGATGTGATGTCAGAAGGATCACGAAGCGGATTTTTATCCAGCGCCTTGCTTGCAGAAATCTGGCTACGCAGATTTTACGCATTGCAGCGACGCTTCGTCGAACCTGGTCATCGGCCGGAACCGCCGGATGGCTCGTCCGCGTCGTCGGAGGCGCCCCAAGCCTGA
- a CDS encoding lasso peptide biosynthesis B2 protein: MDDASRIELIRLFLPRRVYACIAGDWIVFLDAVQDRYFAMPADTDLGHVRANIAERGVRDGASPHAISRLAPNEKARSIGERALARLPDMVLVIEAACWAHWIIKDRRLAFAFDWIEVQKRALDASASLNVSAIGAHSVFERARVWIPKRYVCLFNALTLIRFLLRKRVRASLVFGVRAMPFAAHCWVVVDGRILDAGEEDCASFSEIVRL; encoded by the coding sequence ATGGACGATGCATCACGCATCGAGCTTATAAGGCTCTTCTTGCCCCGGCGTGTTTATGCATGCATCGCCGGTGATTGGATTGTGTTCTTGGACGCCGTTCAAGATCGCTATTTCGCCATGCCCGCAGATACTGACCTTGGCCACGTTCGCGCAAATATTGCTGAACGCGGTGTGAGAGATGGCGCTTCGCCGCACGCGATAAGTCGGCTCGCACCAAACGAAAAGGCAAGATCAATAGGGGAGCGTGCTTTGGCCCGGCTGCCCGATATGGTTCTTGTAATCGAAGCGGCTTGTTGGGCCCATTGGATCATAAAAGATCGGCGCTTGGCTTTTGCGTTTGATTGGATCGAAGTTCAAAAGCGCGCCTTAGACGCCAGCGCATCATTGAATGTATCGGCTATTGGGGCACACAGTGTCTTCGAGCGGGCGCGCGTTTGGATCCCAAAGCGCTATGTCTGTCTCTTCAATGCACTGACGCTTATCCGGTTTCTTTTGCGCAAGCGGGTCAGGGCGAGTTTGGTCTTTGGCGTGCGCGCCATGCCGTTTGCCGCCCATTGCTGGGTGGTGGTCGATGGCCGCATCCTTGATGCGGGAGAGGAAGATTGTGCTTCGTTTTCCGAGATCGTGCGCCTTTGA
- a CDS encoding GntR family transcriptional regulator — MPVERTAARRAFEEIKARIRDGRLPVRSHIDVEALAEDLALSSMPVRQALAILVWEGLVKAGQRSGYEVSLWSEAELAYLYEWRGVLFALALPNSADGAELQRATRILPYPESMFAVMRLIEASANPELRRAGANADERLYLARKAEIEVLGDVQGELQTLIDALAHRSKRTSVLLKAHTRRRVQSVRLLRQHVVLRALPNNGAPG; from the coding sequence ATGCCGGTTGAACGCACAGCAGCGCGCCGGGCCTTTGAGGAGATCAAGGCGCGCATACGCGATGGGCGATTGCCGGTGCGCTCTCACATCGATGTGGAGGCGCTGGCCGAAGATCTCGCTTTAAGTTCAATGCCGGTCCGCCAAGCGCTGGCTATTCTTGTCTGGGAGGGCCTCGTCAAGGCTGGCCAGCGATCTGGCTATGAAGTCAGTTTATGGTCAGAAGCTGAGCTCGCTTATCTTTACGAGTGGCGTGGCGTTTTGTTCGCTCTGGCTTTGCCCAATTCAGCAGACGGCGCAGAGCTGCAGCGCGCGACGAGGATATTGCCCTATCCGGAATCGATGTTTGCGGTGATGCGACTTATTGAGGCCAGCGCCAATCCTGAATTGCGCCGCGCGGGCGCTAATGCGGACGAGCGACTTTACCTTGCTCGCAAAGCCGAGATTGAGGTTCTGGGCGATGTGCAGGGTGAGCTTCAGACTTTGATTGACGCGCTTGCGCACCGGTCGAAACGCACGTCGGTTCTGCTCAAGGCCCATACTCGACGCCGCGTCCAAAGCGTGCGTCTGCTCCGCCAGCATGTTGTCTTGCGTGCGCTACCCAACAATGGCGCGCCTGGTTGA